A region of the bacterium genome:
GATCCACGATCTGCCCATCTCCGAAGCCTTGCCGGCGCTCGCCATGCTCTCACACGACCGATTGCCCTCGGATGACGACCCGCAATCGAGCTATGCGCTTCACAGACGGGTGATCGACGCCAACCGGAGCCTCGGCAGCGAGCAGGCCGCACTCGCCCTCGCTGCCCATGCCGCCGATTCGAACCATCCGCTGGCGATGCGGCGCCTGGCGCTCGAAAGCCTTGCCGAGTTCACGGCGCCTGCTCCCCGTGAGCTGGTCATGGGCTTTCATCGGCCTCTTCCGGCCCGGCCGGTGGAGGTGGTGCATGCGGCGTTCGACAAGTTCGGATCCGCATTGGTCGAGGGCGATCTCGGTGGCCGTGCACTGGACGTCGCCCTCGCCTACGACCGGGTCCCCCTCGACGACGACGAACTCGCCGCCCGCGTGGCGGACGCCGAGCTTGCGCCGGATCGCCGGATTGCCAGCCTGCGCGCTCTTGCCAGCCGACCGGAGGCCGACGCATTGCCGGCGGCCATTGCGATAGCGCTGGAAAGCGACCCGCCCCTCTTGCGAGCCGCCGGCCGTGACGTGCTCGGCCAGCTCGACCCGGAAGCCGCCTTGGAAGCCGCGCGCTCGTTAGGTGGGGATGCGCCGTTGCTCGAACGACAGCGCGCGTTCGCCATGGTTGCCTCTCTGCCCGGCTCGGCGGCCGACACCTACCTCTCCGAGGCGGTGGCGCGCATGGCCCACGGCGAGTTCGACGCCGCCGTCGCCCTCGATGTCCTGGAGGCGGCGAGGCAGCGAGAGGCCCCTGACGTCGTAGAGGCGCTGGCCGCCTGGGACGACGGCCTCGCGGGGAAGGATGCCGTTGCGGCCCGCCCCTGGGCGCTCGCTGGCGGCGACGTCCAGCGCGGCCGCAGCGCCTTCCAGGGCGCGGGCGATTGCCAGCGCTGCCACGCAGGCGGAGGCCACGGCGGCCAGGCCGGCCCGGAACTCGCGGGAATCGGCGAAAGCCGCGGTGCCGAGCACATCCTGCGCTCGGTCCTCGAACCCCAGGCCGAGATCGCCCAGGGCTTTGCCACCGTTGCCGTGACCCGCCTGGACGGAAGTATCGCCACCGGCACCCTGCTCGAAGCCGAACCGGAGAAAGTCCGGCTCCGGGCCGGAGACGGCTCGACCCTCGAGATCGACGCAGCCGAAATCACGCGGCAGACCACGCCCGTGAGCGGAATGCCACCGATGGGGTTGGCCCTCACACCCCATCAGCTTCGTGATCTGATCGCCTACGTCATGACGCTCTAGACGGGGCGTGGGGCTACAGATGAACCCCTGGTAGGTCGATGCAACCCCCGAGCCTCTGGGAGTGTATCCAACGTGGAGTACGAAAGCTTCGCCCTCATCTACGATTCGGATGCTGGCGAGCTCGGACAAGTTGCATTGACATTGATGCAAGCCGGGATCGATGTGCTCTACGCCGCAGATCCCGATGAGGCCATGCTGCTGGCGAGCCAGGAATCCGACCGGCTCGGCGCGCTATTGACTCCGTCCTCCCTGGATACCTCCACCTTCGACGGATTGATCGAGCGGGTCTGTCCCCACCTGGCCGGAGGAATCGAATCGCTCCTGCCCATCGGCCTCGAGCCTTCCAACGAGGTGAGCAGCCACTTGCGCAAGCACGGGGTTCGCTGGTGCCTCTGGGAGCCTTTCGAAGCCCGTGAGCTGCGGTTCGCGACCGCCGCCGCCCTGATGGCCGGGGATCCAGGTGAGAGACGAAAGACCCTCCGCGCCCCCGCACACCTCTTCGCGGGAATGCTCCAAGGCAGCGAACGCCGATCCGCGGTGGTCTGCGATCTCTCCTCCGGCGGCGCCTACCTGGGGATCGAAGCCAGCCCCGAAGCGCCCTGCTTCGAAACGGGCTCCGAGGTGGATTTGGAGCTTCCGCTCCAACCGGCCTCGATCTTCCTGCGCGCTCGGGTGGCCCATACCCATGATGCCAGTTCTCCGCCAAGGGCCGATCTGCCGGGCGGTATGGGTGTGGAGTTTCTCGAGTTGGGCAGCGCTGACCTTACGGCGCTCTCCCATCTCCTCGACGATCTCACCCGACGATTCCGCCTATAGGGGGCAGCGCGTTACCCTGCGCGCCATGAAATCCTCCGCAGCACTCGCGCTGGCCGCGCTCCTCCCGTGCATCGCCGCAGCCGAGCAGCTGCTCATCACCGAGAACAACCGTCTGCTCCGGCTCGATCTGGAGAACCTCGCGGCGGGGCCTAGCGTCGTGGTCGAGAACGCTGACCTGGGTGGAGACGTCGGCCGCGACATGAACGGAATGATCTGCGGGATGCCCGACGGGAGCGGTCGATTCTTGGCCGGGGAAGACACCGGCCAACCGGACACGCGCCCGGGTTGGGGTGTGTTCGGCGCCGAAGGCCAGCAGGTGGCGAAGCTCGCCGGTACCTACCAGGTGCCGGAGGCCGAGCCCCACGGATGCGCGTTCGACCTCCAGGGCCGGCTGTTCACCAGCTCGGTGGGCAACCAGGGCTTTGGCAGCGGAAAAGGCCAGCTCTTCCTCTGGTTCCCGCCCTACGAGGGCCATCCGGGCCCGCCTGGCGCCTACCCGGCGACCAGCGCCGCCAGCGATCGATTCTGCAAACTGGCGACGGATATCTCCGCAGCCGGCGGCATTGCCATCGACCAGGCCGGCCGCGTCTACCTCGCATCCGCTGGCCGCGGTTTGATCGAGCGCTTCAGCCCGCCCTTCCCGACCGGAGCGGATACGGCTGGAGGCTGCGGCGAAAAAGGCCCTGTCGGCTCCCCCTTCGCCTCGCAGGTCCAACGCGAAACCTTCGCCGACGGTTGGTACACCTTCTCCGGCCTGACCTTCGCGCCGAACGGACATCTCTTCGCATCGAGCGTCTTCACCGGAGAGATCGTCGAGTACGACGCGGACGGGAAGCTCCTGCGCACTGTCCTCGACCCGGACGATTGGCTCCCTCCCTTCGAAACGGGAACCCCGATGGGCCTGGCCCTCGGCTCCGACGGCACGCTCTACTACGCGGATCTGGATCTCACTTGGGATTTCCCCTCCATCGGGCCTGGCCCCGATGGAAAAGTGTGGCGCCTGCGCTTCGATGAACGTGGAGCTCCCTTGCCACCAGAAATCCTGCTGCACGGCCTCGCGTTTCCCGATGGGGTCGCCGTCGTCGACTAGAGCGGGGACGTTCTTTCCGCTGTTTCCGTTGTGGGCTGATGGCACGGAACGCCACCAGCCCACAACGGAAACAGCGGAAAGAACGTCCCCGCTACCACGAGACGAGGCGGCCCCCTTCTGCCACACTTCCGCGCCTTCCCTGGAGCGTCCGATGAGCAGCCCGCCCGAGCCCCTTCCCAAGGCCTACAACCCCACTGAGGTGGAAGCCCGGTGGTATCCGCGCTGGACCGATGCGGGCGTCTTCCGAGCCGAGGCTCGCCATACGTTGGAAGACGGACGTGAGCCCTACGTGATCATGATGCCCCCGCCGAACGTGACGGGGACCCTCCACAATGGCCACGCGCTCTTTGTGACATTGCAGGACATCCTGATCCGCTACCACCGGATGAAGGGGAAGAACGCCCTCTGGCTCCCCGGCGTTGACCACGCCGGGATTGCGACCCAGGCCGTCGTCGAGCGCGAGCTCAAACGCCACGAAGGCCAATCGCGCCACGATCTCGGACGGGAGGCCTTCGTCGAGCGGGTCTGGGGATGGAAAGAGCGCAATGGCAGTCGCATCGTCGAGCAGCTGAAGGTGATGGGCGCTGCGGCGGATTGGAGCCGGGAGCGCTTCACCCTCGATCCGACCTGCTCCAAGGCCGTGAACGAAGCTTTCGTTCGGCTCTGGGACGAGGGCCTGATCTTCCGCGGTGAGCGATTGATCAACTGGGATCCCGCAACCCGCACGGCGCTCTCGAACGAGGAAGTCGAGCACGAAGAGCGGGAGGGCGAGCTGTGGCGCTTCGCGTATCCACTCGCCGACGAGGACACCGAGATCGTCGTCGCCACGACCCGCCCGGAGACGATGCTCGGTGATACGGCCGTCGCCGTTCATCCAGAAGACGAGCGTTTCACGGAGTTCGTGGGCAAGAAGCTGCGCCACCCCTTCATTCCGGAGCGCGAACTGGAAGTGATTGCAGATCCGGAAGTCGATCTGGGCTTCGGCACCGGTGCCGTGAAGATCACACCAGCCCACGATCCCAACGACTTCGAGATGGGCAAGCGCCACGATCTCGCGTTCGTGAACATCTTCGATCTCGAAGCCCGCGTGAACGAGAACGGCGGGTCTTTCCAGGGCCAGGATCGCTACGAAGCCCGCGAGAACGTGAAGGCCGAACTCGAGCGGCTGGGGCTGGCTCGAGGCGGCGAAGCCATCACCCATTCCATTTCGATTTCCGAGCGTTCCGGCGAGACCGTCGAGCCGATGCTCTCCCGTCAGTATTTCGTACGCGCAGCGCCCCTGGCCGCGGAGGCCTGCGCTGCCTTCGATGAAACGGGCGAAACCGAGCTGATCCCCGCGAATTGGAAGAGCACGTGGGATCACTTCATGAAGAACATCCACGATTGGTGCATCAGTCGGCAGTTGTGGTGGGGCCATCGCATCCCCGTCTTCTATGACACGGCCAAGCTCGAAGAAGCGATTCGCACCGACGCCAGCCGCAAGGGCGGAGAAACGGCGGCACTGCGTGCCCTCACCGACGGAGCCAGCCGGGAAGACCTCGTGCGCCTTGCCCTCGACACCGTCGACGAGGATCTCGTGCGCGAGTTCTCCGTGGCTTCCCGGGAGAATCTTTGCGAAGCCGAGGGCGGCGATCGCTACGTGCAGGAAGAGGATGTGCTCGACACCTGGTTCTCCTCGGGGCTCTGGCCGATGTCGACCCTCGGCTGGCCCGACGACACGGAGGATCTGCGAGCGTTCTACCCGGGTGCCGTCCTCGAGACCGGTTTCGACATCCTGTTCTTCTGGGTGGCGCGCATGATGATGTTCGGCTGCCACTTCATGGGGAAGGCGCCCTTTGGCCACATCTTCCTGCACGCCATGGTGCGGGACGCCCAGGGCCGCAAGATGTCCAAATCCCTCGGCAATGCGATCGATCCTTTGGACGTCATCCAGGGCATCACCAAAGAAGAGCTGATCGAGAAGACGAAGACCTACCCGGTGCCGGAACAGCAGCTACCGCGGGTCTTGAAAGAACTCGCCAAGGAATATCCGGACGGCATTCCGGCGTCCGGAGCCGATGGCCTGCGTTTCTCGCTCGCTGCTCTCTCGGGCCAGGGTCGGGACGTCAAGCTCTCGATCCCGCGTGTCGCCGGCTACCGCGCCTTCCTGAACAAGGTCTGGAATGCGACCCGCTTTGCGTTGATGGGCATGGGGCAAGAGGCTCCGCCGCCGCTCGAAACCTGCCGCAGCCAGCTCTCGCTGGCCGACCGCTGGATCCTCTCGCGCCTGCAGGCCGCCACGACGCGGGTGGCGGCGGGGATCGAGAGCTACCGCTTCGACGAGGCCGCCAATGGCGTCTATCAGTTCTTCTGGAACGAGTTCTGCGACGGGTACATCGAGCTGGCCAAGGATTCGCTGATGCCGGATGCCAGCGAGGAAACCCGCGAGACGACCCGGGCCGTGCTGATTCACGTGCTCGATGCTTCGATGCGGATGTTCCACCCGATCTGCCCGTTCCAGAGCGAGGAAATTTGGCAGCGCCTTCCCGGCCGCGACACGCGCTGGGGAGACGACATCCCGTTCTGCGCCGTGGCGCCGTTCCCCGAGGCCGATGCGTCCCTCGTCGATGCGGAGGCCGAGATCGAGATCGACCGTGTGATTCGTGCCGTGAGCCGTCTCCGCAACCTGCGTCAGGAATCCGGCCTGCCCCAAGGCCAACGCATTCCAGCGGTGATCGTTGCTGCAGATGCGGAGGTGCGAGCCAGCCTCACCGACCTTGCCGAAGAAATGAAGCGCCTGGCCCGGCTTTCCGAGCTGCGAATCGCCACACCCGATGAATACGAGGTGCCCACCCAGGCGGCCGTCCACGCAGAGCCCGATCTTCAAGTCGTGCTCCCGCTGGAGGGCCTGATCGATCTGGATGCGGAGCGAGACCGCGTCGAAAAGGATCTGGCCAAGGCCC
Encoded here:
- a CDS encoding PilZ domain-containing protein produces the protein MEYESFALIYDSDAGELGQVALTLMQAGIDVLYAADPDEAMLLASQESDRLGALLTPSSLDTSTFDGLIERVCPHLAGGIESLLPIGLEPSNEVSSHLRKHGVRWCLWEPFEARELRFATAAALMAGDPGERRKTLRAPAHLFAGMLQGSERRSAVVCDLSSGGAYLGIEASPEAPCFETGSEVDLELPLQPASIFLRARVAHTHDASSPPRADLPGGMGVEFLELGSADLTALSHLLDDLTRRFRL
- a CDS encoding valine--tRNA ligase, with the protein product MSSPPEPLPKAYNPTEVEARWYPRWTDAGVFRAEARHTLEDGREPYVIMMPPPNVTGTLHNGHALFVTLQDILIRYHRMKGKNALWLPGVDHAGIATQAVVERELKRHEGQSRHDLGREAFVERVWGWKERNGSRIVEQLKVMGAAADWSRERFTLDPTCSKAVNEAFVRLWDEGLIFRGERLINWDPATRTALSNEEVEHEEREGELWRFAYPLADEDTEIVVATTRPETMLGDTAVAVHPEDERFTEFVGKKLRHPFIPERELEVIADPEVDLGFGTGAVKITPAHDPNDFEMGKRHDLAFVNIFDLEARVNENGGSFQGQDRYEARENVKAELERLGLARGGEAITHSISISERSGETVEPMLSRQYFVRAAPLAAEACAAFDETGETELIPANWKSTWDHFMKNIHDWCISRQLWWGHRIPVFYDTAKLEEAIRTDASRKGGETAALRALTDGASREDLVRLALDTVDEDLVREFSVASRENLCEAEGGDRYVQEEDVLDTWFSSGLWPMSTLGWPDDTEDLRAFYPGAVLETGFDILFFWVARMMMFGCHFMGKAPFGHIFLHAMVRDAQGRKMSKSLGNAIDPLDVIQGITKEELIEKTKTYPVPEQQLPRVLKELAKEYPDGIPASGADGLRFSLAALSGQGRDVKLSIPRVAGYRAFLNKVWNATRFALMGMGQEAPPPLETCRSQLSLADRWILSRLQAATTRVAAGIESYRFDEAANGVYQFFWNEFCDGYIELAKDSLMPDASEETRETTRAVLIHVLDASMRMFHPICPFQSEEIWQRLPGRDTRWGDDIPFCAVAPFPEADASLVDAEAEIEIDRVIRAVSRLRNLRQESGLPQGQRIPAVIVAADAEVRASLTDLAEEMKRLARLSELRIATPDEYEVPTQAAVHAEPDLQVVLPLEGLIDLDAERDRVEKDLAKARKEFEGYERKLGNPGYVNKAPADVVEETRARAVRCQEKIDGLTESLERLGNA